A region of Phosphitispora fastidiosa DNA encodes the following proteins:
- the lepA gene encoding translation elongation factor 4, giving the protein MDKHNKTRNFCIIAHIDHGKSTLADRLLEATGALTQREMADQILDTMDLERERGITIKAQAVRLFYQADDGETYTLNLIDTPGHVDFTYEVSRSLAACEGAILVVDAAQGIEAQTLANVYLALEHNLEIIPVINKIDLPSADPDRVKSEIEDIIGLDTSDAVLASAKDGTGIKEILEQIVQKVPPPVGVENAPLKALVFDSHYDSYKGVIAYVRVVDGLVKQGMKVRFMAGGKAFEVNEVGIFRPFLTTVGELGVGDVGFIAASIKNVKDVQVGDTITGADKPTDKPLPGYRKITPMVFSGLYPVDGADYDDLRDALEKLRLNDASLMFEAENSVALGFGFRLGFLGLLHMEIIQERLEREYGLDLITTAPSVIFRITKTNGEVIEIDNPTNLPPMQNIEQMEEPFVKATIMVPNDYVGAVMDLAQEKRGIFQNMEYMSEARVMLTYEMPLIEIIYDLFDLLKSRTKGYGSLDYEFCGYRESRLVKLDILVSGEVVDALSSIVHTDKSYARGRNLAEKLKDIIPRHMFEIPIQATIGNKVIARETVKALRKNVLAKCYGGDISRKRKLLEKQKEGKKRMKQVGNVEIPQEAFMAVLKMD; this is encoded by the coding sequence GTGGACAAACATAATAAAACCAGAAATTTTTGCATAATTGCCCATATCGATCACGGCAAATCCACTCTGGCAGACCGGCTCCTTGAGGCTACCGGAGCCCTTACCCAGAGGGAGATGGCGGATCAGATACTTGATACCATGGATTTGGAGCGGGAACGCGGGATTACCATTAAGGCTCAGGCCGTAAGGCTGTTCTATCAGGCTGACGATGGTGAGACATACACCCTGAACCTGATTGATACACCGGGACATGTTGACTTTACCTATGAGGTTTCCCGCAGCCTGGCTGCCTGTGAAGGCGCTATTCTGGTTGTTGATGCGGCTCAGGGAATTGAGGCTCAGACCTTGGCCAATGTATACCTGGCCCTGGAACATAACCTGGAGATTATTCCGGTAATTAATAAGATTGATTTGCCCAGCGCCGACCCTGACCGGGTGAAAAGTGAAATTGAAGATATTATCGGCCTGGATACCAGTGATGCTGTACTTGCTTCTGCAAAGGACGGCACAGGGATTAAGGAGATACTGGAACAGATAGTACAGAAAGTGCCTCCTCCGGTGGGGGTTGAAAACGCCCCTCTGAAGGCGCTGGTATTTGACTCCCATTATGACTCCTATAAAGGGGTTATCGCGTATGTCAGGGTTGTTGACGGGCTGGTGAAGCAGGGCATGAAAGTAAGGTTTATGGCCGGCGGCAAGGCTTTTGAAGTCAATGAGGTAGGTATTTTCAGGCCATTTCTGACCACAGTCGGTGAACTGGGTGTGGGTGATGTCGGTTTTATTGCAGCCAGTATCAAGAATGTTAAGGATGTTCAGGTTGGAGATACCATTACCGGGGCTGACAAACCTACTGACAAGCCCTTGCCTGGATATCGGAAAATTACTCCCATGGTATTCAGCGGGCTGTATCCTGTCGACGGGGCAGATTATGATGATCTCCGGGACGCCCTGGAAAAGCTCAGGCTAAACGATGCTTCACTAATGTTTGAAGCGGAAAATTCGGTGGCTCTGGGTTTTGGGTTCAGGCTGGGTTTCCTGGGACTGCTGCATATGGAGATTATCCAGGAACGCCTTGAGAGGGAATACGGACTTGACCTGATTACAACTGCACCCAGCGTTATTTTCCGGATCACCAAAACAAATGGTGAGGTTATCGAAATTGATAACCCGACCAATCTGCCTCCGATGCAAAACATTGAACAAATGGAAGAACCTTTTGTTAAGGCTACCATTATGGTTCCCAACGATTATGTGGGGGCGGTTATGGATTTGGCCCAGGAAAAGCGCGGTATTTTCCAAAATATGGAATATATGAGTGAGGCTAGGGTTATGCTGACATATGAAATGCCGCTGATTGAGATAATTTACGATCTGTTCGACCTTTTAAAATCACGGACCAAGGGTTATGGGTCATTGGATTATGAGTTTTGCGGATACCGGGAATCAAGGCTGGTAAAACTCGATATCCTGGTATCGGGTGAGGTAGTTGATGCCCTGTCATCTATAGTCCATACCGATAAGTCCTATGCCAGAGGGCGTAATCTGGCGGAAAAACTCAAAGACATTATTCCCAGGCACATGTTTGAAATTCCTATCCAGGCTACAATAGGAAATAAGGTTATTGCCCGTGAGACGGTAAAGGCCTTGAGAAAAAATGTGCTGGCCAAGTGCTATGGCGGGGATATTTCACGGAAACGGAAACTGCTGGAAAAGCAAAAAGAGGGAAAAAAACGCATGAAACAGGTGGGCAATGTCGAGATACCCCAGGAAGCATTTATGGCAGTGCTTAAAATGGATTAG
- the spoIIP gene encoding stage II sporulation protein P, with protein MRQVKADSIVPLVRNLGLFFFAILVIFTAVIAGQFPAAEGPYITALSSKYYYEKGRNLVQGLSQNVGNETLKTLLRAELPVLAASDSGQPAAVQRRKSLLRISLNTLSGVKLDDPLTYLKSEIPMMEVTPATADTYDETGPDEVLEDPGEGQLPAGSSQETEGAAGSALPVENRVKSDTPLIALYNTHTSETFELTDGLAHLKGKAGGIALVTGEIKKAIEEDYGIPVVYSDKLHDTSFNKSYAESEKTVKQLLEGNPGLEMVFDIHRDGAVTREQSLVTIHGQQVARILIIVGTDARADHPHWQENLEFAREIAAKMDAMYPGLSRGITTKEGRYHQQYSPRALLVEIGSAKNATDEAVASGRLFANVVVAVLNDMAQAAEETSE; from the coding sequence ATGAGGCAGGTAAAAGCAGACAGCATTGTACCTCTGGTGAGAAATCTTGGATTATTTTTTTTCGCCATTTTAGTTATTTTTACTGCTGTTATTGCCGGACAGTTTCCTGCCGCTGAGGGGCCTTATATTACAGCGCTCAGTTCCAAGTATTATTATGAAAAAGGCAGAAATCTGGTACAGGGTCTTTCACAAAATGTCGGCAATGAAACTCTAAAAACTCTTCTCAGAGCTGAACTGCCCGTTTTGGCAGCATCTGACTCGGGACAGCCGGCTGCGGTACAGCGCAGGAAAAGCCTGCTGCGGATTAGTTTGAATACTCTTTCCGGTGTCAAGCTGGATGATCCCCTGACTTATCTGAAGTCAGAAATCCCGATGATGGAGGTTACCCCGGCAACTGCTGACACCTATGATGAAACCGGGCCGGATGAGGTTTTGGAGGATCCGGGGGAGGGGCAGCTTCCGGCAGGCAGCTCACAGGAGACCGAGGGCGCTGCAGGTAGTGCGCTGCCGGTAGAAAACCGGGTTAAGTCCGACACCCCTTTGATAGCCCTGTATAATACTCATACCAGTGAAACCTTTGAACTTACCGACGGACTGGCTCACTTGAAGGGAAAAGCCGGCGGGATAGCTCTGGTGACCGGAGAGATAAAGAAGGCAATTGAGGAGGATTACGGTATACCTGTTGTATATTCTGATAAGCTTCATGATACGTCATTTAACAAATCATATGCGGAGTCGGAAAAAACGGTCAAACAGCTATTAGAAGGTAATCCAGGCCTTGAGATGGTCTTCGATATTCACCGCGACGGAGCAGTTACACGGGAGCAAAGTCTGGTCACCATTCATGGTCAACAGGTGGCCCGAATACTTATCATTGTTGGTACCGATGCCAGGGCCGACCATCCCCACTGGCAGGAAAATCTCGAGTTTGCCCGGGAAATTGCCGCTAAAATGGATGCTATGTATCCCGGACTCTCCAGGGGTATCACCACTAAAGAGGGCAGATACCATCAGCAGTACAGCCCGAGAGCGCTGCTGGTGGAAATAGGCAGCGCCAAGAATGCCACTGATGAGGCGGTTGCTTCAGGCCGCCTGTTTGCCAATGTTGTGGTAGCCGTACTTAATGACATGGCTCAAGCCGCGGAAGAAACTAGCGAGTGA
- a CDS encoding phage holin family protein — MREWIGFIVRFIVSALVLLLVSYILPGIEIAGFTGALIAAAIIAILGYVVEKLLGDKVSPQNRGLVGFATAAVVIYLAKFIIPAYLDVSVIGALLAAFVIGIIDAFVPTMIR, encoded by the coding sequence ATGCGTGAATGGATAGGCTTCATAGTAAGGTTTATAGTTTCTGCCCTGGTGCTGCTGCTTGTGTCTTATATCCTTCCGGGAATTGAGATTGCAGGCTTTACCGGGGCTCTTATTGCTGCTGCAATTATTGCAATTCTTGGATATGTTGTTGAAAAACTACTGGGTGACAAGGTGTCTCCCCAGAACCGCGGTTTAGTTGGATTTGCAACAGCAGCCGTGGTAATTTATCTGGCCAAGTTCATCATCCCTGCGTACCTGGATGTCTCTGTGATTGGGGCATTATTGGCCGCATTTGTCATCGGAATAATCGATGCCTTTGTACCTACAATGATCAGATAA
- a CDS encoding helix-hairpin-helix domain-containing protein: protein MWTIDRKHLLMGVALLCAIVFGIGFKAGQMKEQKNFRPVIAQADSEQEKSTEDALGPDGAEGQGEVSDKVDPVINVHVAGAVEKPGVYTFAENARVLEGVNKAVPAKDADLAGINLAEVMLDQQQVIVPRRGEAAASAGISTASGASGNTVQTGNGRKTGKININTAGAAELVRLPGIGPATAQKIIDRRKQQGGFKDIREIMNVSGIGEKKYSDIKDQITV, encoded by the coding sequence ATGTGGACAATTGATAGGAAACATCTGTTAATGGGAGTGGCCCTTCTTTGTGCAATCGTGTTTGGGATTGGATTTAAGGCAGGCCAAATGAAGGAGCAAAAAAACTTCAGACCGGTTATTGCCCAGGCGGATTCGGAACAGGAAAAAAGTACTGAAGATGCCCTGGGACCAGATGGAGCGGAGGGTCAAGGCGAAGTAAGCGATAAAGTTGACCCTGTAATTAACGTACATGTCGCCGGCGCCGTCGAGAAGCCGGGAGTATATACCTTTGCTGAAAATGCCAGGGTATTGGAAGGGGTAAACAAGGCAGTTCCAGCCAAAGATGCAGACCTGGCAGGTATAAACCTGGCTGAAGTGATGCTGGACCAGCAGCAGGTTATTGTTCCCCGCAGGGGCGAGGCGGCCGCATCGGCAGGAATTTCAACTGCGTCCGGGGCGAGCGGTAATACTGTCCAGACAGGAAACGGCAGAAAAACCGGCAAAATAAATATCAATACGGCCGGAGCTGCGGAACTTGTTAGACTGCCGGGGATAGGCCCGGCAACAGCACAGAAAATTATTGACCGGCGTAAGCAGCAGGGAGGGTTTAAGGATATCCGGGAAATAATGAATGTCTCGGGTATTGGGGAGAAGAAGTACAGTGATATCAAAGACCAGATTACTGTTTGA
- the holA gene encoding DNA polymerase III subunit delta codes for MDIKALENSLKRQLISPLYLFYGEETYLRDQYLEKFKSLLPDECRDFNMDIIDGRDTPMESIINMATTLPFLAEKRLVIVKNAEFFKAKRKSQKKGDKGEQDEADGEKPDSSQDTLIGYLESPVDSTCLIFCSDSVDRKRKIYKRIEKNGQVVQFAQLKGRDLTEWINRTARKLGKTIDPAAAAGLVTAAGSNLRQLRTELEKLACYSESSAITAADVEMMVSKTAELSIFELVDAVGDRNYSKAIRLAREMVFLGEPVIRILYMVARQCRLLLQAKSLLETGVSARETAGLMQVHPFVAQKCIGQARNFTPGELKSSLEKILETDADIKGGKQEAVLALELLIIALCEKG; via the coding sequence TTGGATATTAAGGCATTGGAAAACAGTCTGAAAAGGCAGCTAATTTCTCCGCTGTACCTGTTTTACGGAGAGGAAACCTACCTTAGGGACCAGTACCTGGAAAAGTTTAAATCCCTGCTCCCGGATGAATGCCGTGACTTTAACATGGACATTATCGACGGTCGGGATACACCTATGGAGTCAATCATTAACATGGCCACGACCCTGCCTTTTCTGGCTGAGAAAAGGCTGGTCATTGTTAAAAATGCTGAGTTCTTTAAAGCAAAACGTAAAAGTCAGAAAAAAGGTGACAAAGGGGAACAGGATGAGGCAGATGGAGAAAAGCCTGATTCGTCACAGGATACCCTCATCGGGTACCTGGAAAGCCCTGTTGATTCGACCTGCCTGATTTTCTGCTCGGATTCGGTGGACAGGAAACGAAAAATATACAAAAGGATTGAGAAAAATGGTCAGGTTGTTCAATTTGCTCAATTGAAGGGGCGTGACCTGACTGAATGGATAAATCGGACCGCCAGGAAACTGGGGAAAACAATTGATCCTGCAGCAGCGGCGGGACTTGTCACGGCTGCCGGCAGTAACCTGCGTCAGCTTAGAACTGAGCTTGAAAAGCTGGCCTGCTATTCGGAGAGCAGCGCTATTACCGCTGCGGACGTGGAAATGATGGTCAGCAAGACAGCCGAGCTGAGCATTTTTGAGCTGGTTGATGCTGTGGGAGACCGCAATTACAGTAAAGCCATCAGGCTGGCCCGAGAGATGGTCTTTCTCGGTGAACCGGTTATCAGGATACTCTATATGGTAGCCCGCCAATGCAGGCTGCTGCTTCAGGCCAAAAGCCTCCTGGAAACCGGTGTTTCGGCAAGGGAAACGGCAGGCTTGATGCAGGTTCATCCATTTGTAGCTCAGAAGTGTATCGGCCAGGCGCGGAATTTTACTCCCGGGGAACTTAAGTCTTCTCTGGAAAAAATTCTTGAGACTGATGCTGACATCAAGGGTGGAAAACAGGAAGCGGTATTGGCTCTGGAATTATTGATTATTGCTCTGTGTGAGAAAGGATAG
- the rpsT gene encoding 30S ribosomal protein S20 translates to MANIKSAIKRIELIRKNTVRNTAIKTGVKTRLRKFVEAENKDEAANAFKQAVTALDKAVAKGVLHKNTAARKKSRLAKRLNNMAQ, encoded by the coding sequence GTGGCAAACATTAAATCAGCTATCAAAAGAATTGAACTTATCCGGAAAAATACCGTACGCAACACCGCAATTAAAACAGGTGTGAAAACCCGTTTACGTAAATTTGTTGAAGCTGAGAACAAAGACGAAGCCGCTAATGCTTTTAAACAGGCAGTAACTGCTCTGGATAAGGCAGTTGCCAAAGGTGTTTTACATAAAAACACTGCTGCCCGCAAGAAATCCAGACTGGCTAAAAGATTAAACAATATGGCTCAATAA
- the murJ gene encoding murein biosynthesis integral membrane protein MurJ, giving the protein MSTGKKVAQAAGILMLAMMLSRVLGYVREAVLASSFGASWQTDAFLAAFTIPDLFYDLLVGGILSAAFIPVFSGYLATDREEEAWEIASTMINLTVLLMAVCIVFGMVFAVPLTKLVAYNFSGETLELAVSLTRIMFPAFVILALNGLIMGILNSYKHFAAPAIGSVAYNFFIILFGLLFAKQWGIMAFAVGVVVGHVANLVIQLPVLYKMGLRYKFTLNLRHPGVRKMLILMLPAMLGMAANRVNLIVNQTIASTINEGSITALRLANRLMWLPLGVFAGSIAVAVFPTMTSQAARREMTDFKNTLSMGLRSIFLVIIPASVGLAVLSEPIIRMLFERGEFTHGATKLTAYALVFYCVGLFAQAAIWIITRAFYAFQDTLRPVLIAISTIVINIALNLLLRPVMAERGLALAFSLTGIYNMVLLLYFLRRKIGPIDLRKTTRSFFLILGSSAVMGVVAYAVAYYLGTFLDLQDASNQLIQVGVSIGAGLVVYVVAILLCRLEETQVIINLLRRKFKKV; this is encoded by the coding sequence ATGTCCACAGGCAAAAAGGTAGCCCAGGCAGCAGGCATACTGATGTTAGCCATGATGCTTTCCCGGGTGCTTGGTTATGTCAGGGAGGCTGTCCTGGCTTCGTCTTTTGGCGCCAGTTGGCAGACAGATGCATTTTTGGCTGCTTTCACTATCCCTGATCTGTTTTACGATCTTCTGGTCGGCGGGATTCTGAGCGCCGCTTTTATCCCCGTTTTTTCCGGTTATCTGGCTACCGACAGGGAAGAAGAGGCGTGGGAAATAGCCAGTACAATGATAAACCTGACTGTTCTTTTAATGGCTGTCTGTATTGTATTTGGGATGGTTTTTGCAGTTCCACTGACAAAGCTTGTGGCCTATAATTTTTCCGGGGAAACCCTGGAACTGGCTGTCAGTCTAACCAGGATCATGTTTCCTGCTTTTGTGATTCTGGCCCTTAACGGTCTTATAATGGGTATCCTTAATTCTTACAAACACTTCGCCGCCCCTGCGATTGGTTCGGTAGCATATAATTTTTTTATTATCCTGTTTGGCCTCCTTTTTGCGAAACAGTGGGGCATTATGGCTTTTGCCGTTGGGGTAGTAGTGGGTCACGTTGCTAATCTGGTAATTCAGCTGCCTGTATTATACAAAATGGGGTTAAGGTACAAATTTACCCTGAATCTCCGTCACCCCGGGGTCCGGAAAATGCTTATCCTGATGCTCCCGGCCATGCTGGGGATGGCAGCCAACAGGGTCAATCTGATTGTAAACCAGACCATAGCTTCAACCATTAATGAAGGCAGCATAACGGCGCTGAGACTGGCCAACCGGTTGATGTGGCTTCCCCTGGGTGTTTTTGCCGGGTCCATTGCAGTTGCGGTGTTCCCCACCATGACCTCCCAGGCGGCCCGCAGGGAAATGACTGATTTTAAAAATACCCTTTCCATGGGACTCCGCTCAATTTTTCTGGTAATCATACCGGCATCGGTGGGACTGGCGGTCCTCAGTGAACCAATTATCAGGATGCTGTTTGAACGCGGAGAATTTACTCATGGCGCAACAAAGTTAACGGCATATGCCCTGGTTTTTTATTGTGTGGGGCTTTTCGCTCAGGCAGCTATCTGGATCATCACCAGAGCCTTCTATGCATTTCAGGATACCTTGAGACCCGTTTTAATAGCAATTTCCACAATAGTCATAAATATAGCGCTTAATCTTCTACTACGCCCTGTGATGGCCGAAAGAGGACTTGCGCTGGCTTTTTCCCTGACCGGAATATATAACATGGTGCTGCTATTGTATTTTCTGCGCCGGAAAATCGGGCCTATTGATCTACGGAAAACTACCAGATCATTCTTTCTTATTTTGGGATCGTCAGCAGTTATGGGTGTGGTCGCTTATGCTGTCGCTTATTACCTGGGAACGTTCCTTGACCTGCAGGATGCCTCCAATCAACTGATTCAGGTCGGGGTTTCCATTGGCGCCGGACTGGTTGTATATGTGGTGGCAATTCTTTTGTGCCGCCTGGAGGAAACACAGGTGATTATTAATCTGCTGCGCAGAAAGTTCAAAAAGGTATAA
- a CDS encoding DNA internalization-related competence protein ComEC/Rec2 yields MSRPLVLMLIFYTSGIIIGYLLHLPAYLLLCGVLLAAAGAAVKRFAAKAEIAAKGNIRLYFYAAALLCGIFMCRLELYVLEGSIDFLAGRYTVFTGTVITEPDRRVDRTDYVVKTEMIEYSIHSDGTRAVTGFRPRGRVLVTIKGPGPEFGYGDRLQVAGVLQKTEDPGNPGEFNYKKYLEDRGIRLVLKSRNGAGLSKIGTGTVNPLVKFSIGLKGKLVSVINKNMPEKQAALMEGILFGSTGRINPEIKEDMALAGVAHILSVSGYHVGLVAGFIILAGNTLGLRKPVCDALAAATTGLYALMAGAGPAVTRALIMAWVLLLVRYVRQEYDWPSSMSLAGLIILITNPLALFEPGFQLSFLAAWGILCLAPLFKRLNRILPPLGQASSVAFAAQIAVFPVTAYYFNYFSLFFLPANLIIVPLISIVMLLGGIAAILGLFWNPPAEILSISAAAVLDVALLAAGVLAGLPFAAINLRPPGIIKITCYYLTLGLLIEFFRNYELRIRAKRLWYLNRSALVLAALGVLVVLLWGGMAYSKSGILEVTFIDVGQGDAALVQSPGGRNLLIDTGGFPDSPTGFDVGKQILLPFLNRKGVNDIDILVLTHPHLDHIQGASALLGKIKIKAIVVAPQFAQYAEGVELKQKLIERNIEIREVSGGENIYFGEDIILEVLSPNGSTAVNANDDSLVIRLGYRDFRIMFTGDAETVPLEAISASGQDCGAEIVKIPHHGSGNAWTEDFFRAADPEIAVISVGQNLFGHPSPKVLEGLKQMNIRVVRTDRDGAVTVRSDGYGYKVTTTKGMNRIGY; encoded by the coding sequence ATGTCCAGACCCCTGGTACTGATGCTGATATTTTACACATCAGGAATAATTATCGGATATCTTCTCCATCTCCCTGCATATCTGCTGTTATGTGGTGTTCTTCTTGCGGCAGCCGGGGCAGCAGTCAAAAGATTTGCCGCAAAGGCTGAGATTGCTGCAAAGGGTAATATAAGATTATACTTTTATGCGGCGGCGCTATTGTGCGGGATTTTTATGTGTCGTCTTGAATTATATGTTTTGGAAGGCAGCATTGATTTCCTGGCCGGCAGATACACGGTCTTTACCGGAACAGTGATCACTGAGCCGGACAGGCGCGTTGACAGGACGGACTATGTCGTGAAAACCGAAATGATTGAGTACTCTATACACAGTGACGGCACCCGGGCTGTGACAGGATTCCGGCCCAGAGGGCGGGTGCTTGTTACCATAAAGGGGCCAGGACCGGAATTTGGTTATGGAGACAGGCTGCAGGTTGCGGGAGTGCTTCAAAAAACCGAAGATCCCGGAAACCCCGGGGAATTTAATTATAAGAAGTACCTGGAGGATAGAGGGATTCGTCTGGTACTTAAATCAAGGAACGGAGCAGGACTGAGCAAAATTGGGACAGGCACGGTAAATCCTCTGGTGAAGTTTAGTATTGGACTGAAGGGGAAATTAGTCTCGGTGATAAACAAAAATATGCCTGAGAAGCAGGCAGCTCTGATGGAAGGAATTCTATTCGGTTCTACCGGGAGGATTAATCCGGAAATAAAAGAAGATATGGCTTTAGCAGGTGTTGCCCACATACTTTCGGTTTCGGGATACCATGTCGGCCTGGTGGCAGGTTTTATTATCCTGGCAGGGAATACCCTGGGGTTAAGGAAACCGGTGTGTGATGCTTTGGCAGCGGCTACTACCGGGTTATATGCCTTAATGGCAGGCGCGGGTCCTGCGGTGACACGGGCGCTGATTATGGCCTGGGTATTGCTCTTGGTAAGGTATGTCCGTCAGGAGTATGACTGGCCAAGCTCTATGAGCCTGGCAGGGCTGATAATTTTGATAACAAATCCTTTGGCATTATTCGAGCCGGGTTTTCAATTATCGTTCTTGGCTGCATGGGGCATACTTTGCCTGGCTCCATTGTTTAAAAGGCTTAACAGGATTTTGCCTCCACTGGGCCAGGCTTCATCAGTTGCCTTTGCAGCTCAAATTGCAGTATTTCCAGTGACGGCATATTATTTTAATTATTTTTCGCTTTTTTTTCTTCCGGCTAACCTGATAATAGTACCCCTGATAAGTATTGTCATGCTTCTGGGCGGCATCGCAGCTATTTTGGGGCTTTTCTGGAATCCACCGGCCGAAATTCTAAGTATTTCAGCTGCTGCGGTTCTGGATGTCGCCTTGTTGGCAGCCGGAGTGTTGGCAGGGCTGCCATTTGCAGCCATAAATCTCAGACCGCCGGGCATTATAAAAATCACCTGCTATTACCTAACCTTGGGCCTTCTGATAGAATTTTTCAGGAATTATGAACTCCGTATCAGGGCAAAGCGACTGTGGTATCTTAACCGTTCGGCGCTTGTCCTGGCAGCCCTGGGTGTGTTGGTGGTTCTGCTGTGGGGCGGGATGGCATACAGCAAGTCGGGAATTTTGGAAGTAACATTTATAGATGTCGGTCAGGGTGATGCTGCATTGGTGCAAAGCCCAGGAGGCAGGAATCTCCTCATAGACACGGGAGGTTTTCCTGATAGCCCAACAGGGTTTGATGTCGGAAAACAAATACTGCTTCCTTTTCTTAACAGAAAGGGAGTCAATGATATAGATATTTTGGTGCTCACCCATCCGCATTTGGATCACATCCAGGGAGCATCAGCTTTGCTTGGTAAAATCAAGATTAAGGCCATAGTGGTGGCTCCACAGTTTGCCCAGTATGCGGAAGGTGTCGAGCTGAAACAAAAATTAATCGAGAGGAATATTGAAATCAGAGAGGTTAGTGGAGGAGAAAACATATATTTTGGCGAAGACATAATCCTTGAGGTTTTAAGCCCCAATGGCAGTACAGCTGTTAATGCCAATGATGATTCACTGGTAATCAGGCTGGGATACCGGGATTTTAGGATAATGTTTACCGGTGATGCTGAAACTGTCCCCCTGGAGGCAATTAGTGCAAGCGGTCAGGACTGCGGGGCAGAAATTGTCAAGATACCCCACCATGGAAGCGGTAATGCATGGACAGAGGATTTTTTTCGGGCGGCTGATCCTGAGATTGCAGTGATAAGTGTTGGTCAAAACCTTTTCGGGCATCCTTCACCGAAAGTCCTGGAGGGCCTGAAGCAGATGAATATAAGGGTTGTCAGGACAGATCGGGATGGCGCTGTTACTGTCAGGTCGGACGGATATGGTTACAAAGTCACTACTACAAAAGGGATGAATCGAATTGGATATTAA
- a CDS encoding DUF1858 domain-containing protein, translating into MNITRDMTVGDILKANPKTADVFRSLGMQCLGCPSATGETVAGAARTHGVSEADLLQKLNAVEQGEMSTAARALAQPRGAVLQRDKETFAIVPHMPGGITNVETLRKIADVAERYHAAALKCTSAQRIAIVGLKHGDVEKAWNDLQMDPGHAAGLCVRSIKICPATTFCKRGQQDAVGLGLELDKKYHGMDLPSKFKIAVSGCQNSCSEPAVRDLGIMGTPKGYVLMVGGNAGLNPRLGDKIAAELEPDQVLDLVDKIIKWYKDNGKHNERIGELIDRIGLDRLKQEVLGQVAARR; encoded by the coding sequence ATGAATATCACCAGAGATATGACTGTGGGGGATATCCTGAAGGCAAACCCAAAAACGGCCGATGTTTTCAGGTCTTTAGGGATGCAGTGCCTGGGCTGCCCTTCTGCTACAGGGGAGACAGTTGCCGGGGCTGCCAGAACCCATGGGGTTTCCGAGGCAGATCTCCTGCAGAAACTCAATGCTGTTGAACAGGGAGAAATGTCAACTGCTGCCCGAGCTTTGGCTCAGCCTAGAGGCGCCGTTTTACAGAGGGACAAAGAGACATTTGCCATTGTGCCTCATATGCCCGGAGGGATAACTAATGTGGAAACCCTGCGTAAAATTGCAGATGTTGCTGAAAGGTATCATGCGGCAGCGCTGAAATGCACCTCAGCCCAAAGAATAGCAATTGTGGGACTAAAACACGGTGATGTGGAAAAAGCATGGAATGACCTGCAGATGGACCCCGGTCATGCGGCGGGGCTTTGTGTCAGAAGTATAAAAATTTGTCCGGCGACTACATTCTGTAAACGCGGTCAACAAGATGCAGTAGGTCTGGGTCTGGAACTGGATAAAAAATACCATGGCATGGACCTGCCCAGTAAATTTAAGATAGCTGTCAGCGGCTGTCAGAACTCGTGTTCAGAGCCTGCTGTCAGGGACCTTGGAATTATGGGTACACCCAAGGGCTATGTTTTAATGGTTGGCGGAAATGCAGGACTTAATCCCAGACTTGGTGATAAAATCGCTGCAGAGCTGGAACCGGACCAGGTGTTAGATTTGGTTGATAAGATTATTAAATGGTATAAGGATAACGGGAAACACAATGAACGCATAGGAGAATTGATTGACCGCATAGGACTGGACAGGCTTAAACAGGAAGTCTTGGGACAGGTTGCAGCACGACGCTAA